Proteins found in one Rahnella aquatilis CIP 78.65 = ATCC 33071 genomic segment:
- the tssJ gene encoding type VI secretion system lipoprotein TssJ has protein sequence MAKIIPSHTGWQYGSLFLLVVLLSGCGLTQKVVDGTKGVTKAIFYKQIKTLHLDFSPRTSMNTDEGDQSSLATMVRVYQLKDRKAFDAADYEKLLLQSDDLLKADSLASKEVLVMPGGDVSLDMPMEPDAQFVAVVALFRNPDRQHDTWRVVLKREEFDPDKPRTLELSNGQLTLLPLKD, from the coding sequence AGTATGGCAGCCTGTTTCTGCTCGTGGTTCTGCTTAGCGGCTGTGGCCTGACTCAGAAAGTGGTCGATGGCACCAAAGGCGTGACCAAAGCGATTTTCTATAAGCAAATTAAAACACTGCATCTCGATTTTTCCCCGCGCACTTCTATGAACACAGATGAAGGCGATCAGTCATCGCTCGCCACCATGGTTCGTGTTTATCAGCTTAAAGATCGCAAAGCTTTTGACGCCGCGGATTATGAAAAGCTGCTGCTTCAGTCCGACGACCTGTTAAAAGCCGATTCCCTGGCCTCTAAGGAAGTGCTGGTGATGCCGGGCGGTGATGTATCACTGGATATGCCCATGGAACCCGATGCGCAGTTTGTCGCGGTGGTGGCGTTGTTTCGCAACCCGGACCGACAACATGACACCTGGCGGGTGGTGCTGAAACGGGAAGAGTTTGATCCCGACAAGCCCCGCACGCTGGAACTCAGTAACGGGCAGCTTACGTTGTTACCACTCAAAGATTAA